A single region of the Candidatus Cloacimonas sp. genome encodes:
- a CDS encoding pyridoxal-phosphate dependent enzyme, with protein sequence MKSYLSYYRCIECGKELDTKKLHYLCDECGRDYLPGMPLKGVLEAIFNYAEIGKKWQEKPDPLLFSAVNPEFYPPLPVGNTPFFRTGILGLESGEMKSSGYPIGIKFDGLNPSGSYKDRATQLVVADALQKGITEIVTASTGNAACSLACLGASARLKIVIFAPESAPPAKLIQIQVHNAELHKVQGSYDDAFKAALEYAKTHNCMCRNTGYHPLTIDGKKSAGLEIYIQNGFKVPDWIIIPVGDGVILTGIYKAFVDLQRAGIIQNLPQLLGVQAESSDAITSYWETGIYKDAENPVTIADSIKVKTPALAHWAVKALKETNGKCIRVSDFEIQEAQLKLAAETGVFAEPSSAATLAGLQKAFARNWLNGNEDIVLLITGHGLKDPKAVKL encoded by the coding sequence ATGAAAAGTTACTTAAGTTATTACCGCTGCATCGAATGCGGGAAAGAATTGGACACCAAAAAGCTGCATTATCTTTGTGATGAATGTGGTAGGGATTATCTGCCCGGAATGCCCTTAAAAGGAGTTTTGGAAGCTATTTTTAACTATGCAGAAATAGGAAAAAAATGGCAAGAAAAACCAGACCCGCTTTTATTCAGTGCCGTAAATCCAGAATTTTATCCTCCTCTCCCAGTTGGGAACACACCTTTTTTTAGAACAGGGATTTTGGGTTTGGAAAGCGGAGAAATGAAGTCCTCCGGCTACCCAATTGGAATAAAGTTTGATGGCTTAAATCCCAGCGGAAGTTATAAAGATCGTGCCACTCAATTGGTAGTGGCGGATGCATTGCAAAAAGGAATTACAGAAATCGTAACTGCCAGCACAGGAAATGCCGCTTGTTCACTTGCTTGTTTAGGTGCCTCAGCCAGATTGAAAATTGTTATTTTTGCTCCTGAGAGCGCTCCCCCTGCAAAACTTATCCAAATTCAAGTGCATAATGCAGAACTGCATAAAGTTCAGGGTAGTTATGACGATGCCTTCAAGGCCGCTTTGGAATATGCCAAAACCCACAATTGTATGTGTAGAAATACAGGTTATCATCCTTTGACCATCGACGGTAAAAAGAGCGCCGGACTGGAGATTTATATTCAGAACGGTTTTAAGGTTCCGGATTGGATCATTATTCCGGTGGGGGATGGAGTTATTTTAACTGGTATCTACAAAGCATTTGTGGATTTGCAAAGAGCCGGCATCATCCAAAATTTGCCTCAGCTTTTAGGTGTGCAAGCAGAAAGCAGTGACGCCATTACATCTTATTGGGAAACAGGAATTTATAAGGATGCTGAAAATCCTGTTACCATTGCCGATTCCATCAAAGTTAAAACCCCGGCATTAGCGCATTGGGCTGTAAAAGCTTTGAAAGAAACCAACGGTAAATGTATTCGCGTGAGCGATTTTGAAATTCAAGAAGCGCAACTAAAATTGGCAGCCGAAACAGGTGTTTTTGCTGAACCATCTTCGGCGGCAACTTTGGCGGGACTGCAAAAAGCGTTTGCCCGAAATTGGCTAAATGGTAACGAAGATATTGTGTTACTAATTACCGGTCACGGATTGAAAGACCCCAAAGCCGTAAAATTATGA
- a CDS encoding dihydroorotase family protein translates to MKASGIYDFHVHIGETIGGHLLADSWKSFNRLYEHNGLDGIGVFVTESNNEPISAKLIRMRKASRIFSGKVFWHLTPRNLDLTILEKVFADDTDIKLYTTYRASGLYQSYENIERLMQDMPNPPKRLLVHCEDDEIISEYSERYPFYQPFDHCLRRPEKAEITAVDKILNLAIKYRYPVHFVHISTPQAALLIQQAKKDADYITCETALHYLFLNEELLNDPEGHRWLCSPPLRCENSRGLLLELLQDGIFDILASDHCAFPLETKDIGALHPEKTPMGIAGSGVLFTLPAEHLVEKGILTMEQLFNLISYNPARLMGFSVEENEITCERLGAPNPVVPSWANTPNPWLDFWSHYELRRHHNEV, encoded by the coding sequence ATGAAAGCAAGCGGAATATATGATTTCCATGTCCATATCGGCGAGACCATTGGCGGTCACCTTTTAGCTGATAGCTGGAAAAGTTTCAATCGCCTATACGAACATAATGGTTTGGATGGCATTGGTGTATTTGTAACGGAAAGTAACAATGAACCAATCTCCGCCAAACTAATCAGAATGCGCAAGGCGTCTCGCATTTTTTCAGGCAAGGTTTTCTGGCATCTAACTCCCAGAAACCTGGATTTAACCATACTGGAAAAAGTTTTTGCCGATGATACCGATATCAAGCTTTATACAACCTATCGCGCAAGCGGATTGTATCAAAGTTACGAAAACATTGAACGCCTGATGCAAGATATGCCCAATCCCCCAAAGCGTTTGTTGGTGCATTGTGAAGATGACGAAATTATCAGTGAATATAGTGAACGCTATCCTTTTTATCAGCCCTTCGATCACTGTTTGCGGCGTCCCGAAAAAGCGGAAATAACTGCAGTGGATAAAATTCTTAATCTTGCCATAAAATATCGTTATCCAGTGCATTTTGTGCATATTTCCACTCCGCAAGCGGCGCTTTTAATTCAGCAGGCAAAAAAGGATGCCGATTATATAACTTGTGAAACGGCTCTTCACTATCTGTTTTTGAATGAAGAGTTATTAAATGATCCCGAAGGTCATCGCTGGCTTTGTTCTCCCCCTTTGCGTTGTGAAAACAGTAGAGGACTGCTTTTAGAACTTTTGCAGGATGGAATTTTTGATATTCTTGCCAGTGACCATTGCGCTTTTCCTTTGGAAACAAAAGACATAGGAGCTTTACATCCCGAAAAAACACCTATGGGAATTGCCGGCAGTGGAGTCCTTTTTACTTTGCCGGCAGAACATTTGGTAGAAAAAGGCATATTGACTATGGAGCAGCTTTTTAATTTGATAAGTTACAATCCAGCTCGGTTAATGGGTTTTTCCGTAGAGGAAAATGAAATCACTTGTGAACGATTGGGAGCTCCTAATCCCGTTGTTCCCAGTTGGGCAAACACACCCAATCCCTGGCTTGATTTTTGGAGCCATTATGAATTGAGGAGGCATCATAATGAAGTTTAA
- a CDS encoding xanthine dehydrogenase family protein molybdopterin-binding subunit — protein sequence MKFNNAFRNDAIAKVTGRAKYADDYKLPNMLYAAPLHSQVASAIIKNIDSTEALKQKGVVAVYTAKDIPGNIKYGQIIKDCPTLVNKRIRSAGDVLALVVAETREIAISSLALIKVELTELPAVFDPEEAIKENSPIVNPDFGSNICNYHKVRTGDINEGEKEAYLIIEQEFNTSRVEHAYLEPETALCFLRPDGVLEVLGSMQHPFSTRKFVASTLGCKLSEVEVKNIPMGGGFGGKDDTAALVCARAALCAYLTKRPVKLTYTREMSMRESYKRHPYKLQYKMGLKNDGKIVFMKVRMLADGGAYCSVTPWVTWRSTVQSCGCYEVPNVQSDVYGVYTNNIFSGAFRGFGSPQVNFAIEQLIEMAAERLNMDATDFRKMNMVHQDSVTITQQKLNNHTVSLNQVLESVLKEIDYANKVKKCSFGNPEIDDWYGIGYAICYRGVSLGAEGTDMNSAIINIQPDGSVLLETGVHENGQGAQSAMILIASEELGIPKELIRYRLPSTSNIPDGGSTVASRGTIMGGSSVVNAAQIIKERLCAGVEKTYNITGCIYKDGSVYSAQGNVMADYFEAVRLCYEHQIYPYAFGVFSAPPISWDENTGHGNAYFSWIYSCQAVELKVNNRTGKITLLNLVAAHDIGKAINPASLEGQIYGGMAMGAGYALSENFPLLNGKPQVSNFNKYYVLRSTDLPDMTAIIIENADPNSPSKTKGIGEPALEITAPAIANALYRATGKRFTDLPMAQQVKDFVQGRQK from the coding sequence ATGAAGTTTAATAACGCTTTTCGTAACGATGCCATCGCTAAAGTAACCGGCAGAGCAAAATATGCCGATGATTATAAGCTGCCAAATATGCTGTATGCAGCCCCATTACATTCTCAAGTTGCCAGCGCCATAATAAAAAACATAGATTCTACCGAAGCGCTTAAGCAAAAAGGTGTGGTAGCTGTTTATACGGCAAAAGATATTCCCGGCAACATAAAATATGGCCAGATTATTAAGGACTGCCCCACTCTCGTTAATAAAAGAATTCGTTCTGCGGGTGATGTTCTTGCTTTGGTAGTGGCAGAAACGCGAGAAATTGCCATTTCATCCTTGGCACTAATAAAAGTGGAGCTCACAGAATTGCCCGCCGTTTTTGATCCCGAAGAAGCGATTAAAGAGAACAGTCCAATAGTTAATCCTGATTTTGGCAGCAATATTTGTAACTACCATAAAGTGCGAACCGGCGATATAAATGAGGGCGAAAAAGAAGCATATCTCATTATTGAACAAGAGTTTAATACTTCACGCGTGGAACACGCATACTTGGAACCGGAAACGGCGCTGTGTTTTTTAAGACCAGATGGCGTTTTAGAAGTGCTGGGCAGTATGCAACATCCTTTTTCTACCCGCAAATTCGTTGCCTCCACTTTGGGCTGTAAATTAAGTGAAGTGGAAGTAAAAAATATACCCATGGGTGGAGGTTTTGGCGGCAAAGATGACACAGCGGCATTAGTTTGTGCCAGGGCAGCTTTATGTGCCTATTTAACAAAAAGACCCGTTAAGTTAACTTATACCAGGGAAATGAGTATGCGGGAAAGTTATAAACGCCATCCTTACAAACTACAATACAAAATGGGGCTGAAAAATGACGGCAAAATCGTCTTTATGAAAGTTCGGATGTTAGCGGACGGAGGGGCATATTGTAGTGTAACTCCCTGGGTAACTTGGCGTTCCACAGTTCAAAGTTGTGGCTGTTATGAAGTTCCTAATGTGCAAAGTGATGTTTACGGAGTATATACCAACAACATTTTTTCCGGCGCTTTTCGCGGTTTTGGCTCGCCGCAAGTAAATTTTGCCATAGAACAACTCATTGAAATGGCAGCGGAAAGATTAAATATGGATGCCACTGATTTTCGTAAAATGAATATGGTGCATCAGGATTCCGTTACCATCACCCAGCAGAAGCTAAATAATCATACGGTTTCTTTAAACCAAGTTTTGGAAAGCGTTCTGAAAGAAATTGATTATGCAAACAAAGTGAAAAAATGTAGTTTTGGCAACCCAGAAATTGACGACTGGTATGGAATTGGCTATGCAATTTGTTATAGGGGAGTCAGTTTGGGGGCGGAAGGAACCGATATGAACAGTGCCATCATCAATATTCAACCCGATGGCAGCGTTTTATTGGAAACCGGAGTGCACGAAAATGGCCAGGGAGCTCAAAGTGCGATGATTTTAATTGCCTCAGAAGAACTTGGCATTCCCAAAGAACTTATTCGTTATCGTTTACCATCCACTTCCAATATTCCCGACGGAGGTTCCACAGTTGCTTCGAGAGGAACAATTATGGGTGGCAGCTCAGTTGTTAATGCCGCCCAAATTATTAAAGAGCGTCTCTGTGCAGGAGTGGAAAAGACATATAACATAACGGGTTGCATTTATAAAGACGGTTCTGTATATTCTGCACAAGGCAATGTAATGGCTGATTATTTTGAGGCAGTGCGTTTGTGTTATGAGCATCAAATTTATCCTTATGCCTTCGGGGTTTTTTCCGCTCCCCCAATAAGTTGGGATGAAAATACAGGACACGGAAATGCTTATTTTAGTTGGATATACAGCTGTCAAGCGGTGGAATTGAAGGTAAACAATAGAACAGGTAAAATTACTTTGCTGAATTTAGTTGCCGCTCATGATATTGGCAAAGCGATAAATCCAGCTTCATTGGAGGGTCAAATTTACGGAGGAATGGCTATGGGAGCGGGTTATGCCCTATCCGAAAATTTTCCTCTCCTAAATGGCAAGCCACAGGTTAGCAATTTTAACAAATATTATGTCTTGCGTAGCACGGATTTGCCTGATATGACGGCAATCATAATTGAAAATGCAGACCCCAATTCACCTTCCAAAACAAAAGGAATTGGAGAACCGGCTTTAGAAATCACTGCTCCGGCAATTGCCAATGCCCTTTACAGAGCCACCGGAAAAAGATTTACCGATTTGCCTATGGCACAGCAAGTAAAGGACTTTGTTCAAGGGAGGCAAAAATGA
- a CDS encoding (2Fe-2S)-binding protein: protein MKITVNDIEYNVPAELAETKLSTYLRENINLTGTKIGCDIGVCGSCTVLVNYQPKRSCLLKLKDVCDEQIITIEGLANADGTLHPVQQAFIDAGAIQCGFCTPAMILTSYAFLRENQHPTRQEIRDAIKVNICRCTGYQQIIDAVMLAAERMNKA, encoded by the coding sequence ATGAAAATCACGGTTAACGACATCGAATATAATGTCCCCGCAGAACTTGCCGAAACAAAACTTTCCACCTATTTGCGGGAAAATATAAATTTAACGGGAACCAAAATCGGTTGCGACATCGGAGTGTGTGGAAGTTGCACTGTTTTAGTAAATTACCAACCCAAGCGTTCTTGCTTGCTAAAACTGAAAGATGTTTGCGATGAACAAATTATCACGATTGAGGGACTGGCAAATGCAGATGGAACTTTACATCCCGTTCAACAGGCATTTATTGATGCCGGTGCCATTCAATGTGGTTTTTGCACACCGGCAATGATTTTAACTTCCTATGCCTTTTTGCGGGAAAATCAACATCCAACCCGACAAGAAATCCGGGACGCCATTAAGGTAAACATTTGCAGATGCACGGGCTATCAACAAATTATCGACGCAGTGATGTTAGCTGCAGAGAGAATGAATAAAGCGTAA